One stretch of Zootoca vivipara chromosome 8, rZooViv1.1, whole genome shotgun sequence DNA includes these proteins:
- the LOC118089674 gene encoding mas-related G-protein coupled receptor member H-like: MPSFSPMALSPVDAEGGHYGEDNATWFPNNGSYDYPESISYLDIEGKVLSILTILICILGLLGNGTVVWLLSFCIKRNHFTIYILNLSVADLGVVTANLFIEIIWFATGIYDGPVYLFLENVFQVMYSASQYLLTAISIDRCVSVLFPIWHRCHRPANLSTTLCSVIWVLSSLLGGINFTLYLTEKVNNYTMRHYHYVVNGILCLLLMTISTLILCFKYITVSFKSQQRRQGKALIAILLALLCFIIFSFPLNAHYISLYVSGSASTFSSNYVYLFSCLNSSVNPLIYFLLGRQKRGRPRKSMKAILQNVFKEEESSTGEAETSVETRC, encoded by the exons ATGCCCAGTTTCAGCCCAATGGCCCTGTCTCCTGTCGATGCTGAAGGCGGCCATTATGGAGAAGACAATGCAACTTGGTTCCCCAACAATGGGAGTTATGATTATCCAGAAAGTATTTCATATCTTGACATAGAAGGAAAGGTTTTGTCTATACTCacaattttaatttgcattttgggGCTTTTAGGGAATGGGACTGTCGTCTGGCTGCTTAGCTTCTGCATTAAGAGGAACCATTTCACCATTTACATCCTGAACCTCTCTGTTGCTGACTTGGGTGTAGTCACAGCTAACTTGTTTATAGAAATCATTTGGTTTGCAACAGGAATATATGATGGACCTGTGTATCTTTTTCTTGAAAATGTATTTCAAGTAATGTACAGTGCTAGTCAATATCTACTGACAGCCATCAGCATTGACAGGTGCGTGTCAGTCCTCTTCCCAATTTGGCATCGATGCCACCGGCCAGCAAATTTGTCCACCACTTTGTGTTCTGTAATATGGGTACTTTCAAGCCTTCTTGGTGGAATTAACTTCACCCTCTACCTGACTGAAAAGGTGAACAATTATACCATGAGACATTACCATTATGTTGTGAACGGCATCCTTTGCCTCCTGCTCATGACTATCTCAACTCTAATTCTGTGCTTCAAG tacataacagtctcCTTCAAATCACAACAGCGAAGGCAGGGGAAAGCTCTAATAGCCATCTTGCTTGCTCTTCTTTGCTTCATCATTTTTTCATTTCCACTGAATGCCCATTACATAAGCCTTTATGTTTCTGGTTCAGCCTCTACCTTTTCTTCAAATTATGTCTACTTATTTTCCTGCCTGAACAGCAGTGTTAACCCTTTGATCTATTTCCTGCTTGGGAGACAGAAGAGAGGCAGACCCAGGAAGAGTATGAAAGCTATCCTACAGAATGTTTTCAAGGAGGAGGAAAGCTCAACAGGGGAAGCGGAGACCTCTGTTGAAACGAGGTGCTGA
- the LOC118089676 gene encoding proto-oncogene Mas-like encodes MTNLSLTSVSPLSAGEDYYGADNETVFYNNSHSDDDSASSDELERNILMISCMLISILGLWGNGTVIWLLGFCIKRNQFTTFILNLSIADFGSLTANFILGIYLIGYSNRIGLLYALFDDIFLVMYNAGQFLLIAISIDRCVSILFPLWHRCHRPVNLSTTVCAIIWVLSFLPPAANFTLWLTVDMDYQNISIYQYILNGFLCLPLMTISTLVLFIKFCFKPQQQRRRKLLIVILLTLFFFLFFSFPLNGIYIALFVFDSPFPHRTFYVYLCVCMNGSVNRLTYFLIGRQKRGRPRKSMKATLQNLFKEEENSQQKLDISVETQL; translated from the coding sequence ATGACCAATTTAAGCCTAACATCTGTGTCTCctctgagtgctggagaagactatTATGGAGCAGACAATGAAACTGTTTTCTACAACAATAGCCACAGTGATGATGATTCAGCATCAAGTGATGAGCTAGAACGAAATATATTGATGATCAGCTGCATGTTAATCAGCATTTTGGGGCTTTGGGGGAATGGGACTGTCATCTGGCTGCTTGGCTTCTGCATTAAGAGGAACCAATTCACCACTTTTATCCTGAACCTCTCCATTGCTGACTTTGGGTCACTCACAGCTAACTTTATTCTGGGCATTTATTTGATTGGATATAGTAATAGGATAGGCCTTCTGTATGCATTATTTGATGATATCTTCTTAGTCATGTACAATGCTGGGCAATTTTTACTGATAGCAATTAGCATTGACAGGTGTGTGTCCATCCTGTTCCCACTTTGGCATCGATGCCACCGACCAGTGAATTTGTCCACCACCGTGTGTGCCATTATATGGGtactctctttcctcccccctgcTGCTAACTTCACTCTTTGGCTGACTGTTGACATGGATTATCAGAACATAAGCATTTACCAGTATATTTTAAATGGCTTCCTTTGCCTCCCACTCATGACTATCTCCACTCTGGTTCTCTTCATCAAGTTCTGCTTTAAACCACAACAGCAGAGGCGGAGGAAGCTTCTGATAGTCATCTTGTTGACtctgttcttcttcctctttttttcttttccattgaATGGCATTTACATTGCCCTGTTTGTTTTTGACTCCCCATTTCCACATCGTACATTTTATGTCTACTTATGTGTCTGCATGAACGGCAGTGTTAACCGTTTGACCTACTTCCTTATTGGAAGACAGAAGAGAGGCAGACCAAGGAAGAGCATGAAAGCCACACTCCAGAATCTTTTCAAAGAGGAAGAAAACTCCCAACAGAAACTTGATATCTCCGTTGAAACTCAGCTATGA
- the LOC118089675 gene encoding mas-related G-protein coupled receptor member H-like, producing the protein MANFIQPSLPHPDVSKGYPATYNGTELPNNATNNEDPGSIAKYNLETLIFFTTTLPFIVFGLWGNGTVIWLLGVRIKRNTFSTYIVNLSAADIGLLIVESILLTYWSISNSYRDLVSVLFNDLFLFMYSAGQFLLTVISIDRCLSVLFPLWYRCHRPTHLSSTVSALLWILSLLLPAIHFTLFLTHKFEYYSLRPLQIIINGTICLPLLTISTLTLFIKVYFKSQPYQRGKRLVAILLTLLFFLIFSFPLNVFHFMKMLNQHLPSYIMRYGYFCACLNSSVNPLIYFLVGRQRRDKTRRSMESILKKIFVEEGESREELET; encoded by the coding sequence ATGGCTAATTTCATTCAGCCATCCTTGCCTCATCCAGATGTCAGCAAAGGATATCCAGCGACATACAACGGCACTGAGCTTCCAAACAATGCTACCAACAACGAGGATCCAGGATCGATTGCTAAATATAATTTAGAAACACTTATTTTTTTCACCACCACTCTTCCCTTCATCGTGTTTGGGCTGTGGGGCAACGGGACTGTCATCTGGCTGCTTGGCGTCCGCATTAAGAGGAACACTTTCTCGACATACATTGTAAACCTCTCCGCTGCCGACATTGGGTTGCTCATTGTTGAAAGTATTCTACTAACATACTGGAGCATATCTAATTCGTATCGCGACCTTGTAAGTGTACTGTTCAATGACCTCTTCCTGTTCATGTACAGTGCTGGCCAATTTCTGCTGACTGTCATCAGCATTGACAGGTGTCTGTCTGTCCTCTTCCCACTTTGGTATCGATGCCACCGGCCAACACACTTATCCAGCACCGTCTCTGCCCTGTTGTGGATCCTGTCCCTTCTTCTCCCTGCAATTCACTTCACTCTTTTCCTGACACATAAATTTGAATATTATTCCTTAAGACCCTTGCAGATCATCATAAATGGCACCATCTGTCTCCCACTCCTGACTATCTCGACTCTGACTCTGTTCATCAAAGTCTATTTTAAGTCACAACCGTACCAGCGAGGAAAACGTTTGGTAGCCATATTGCTGACTCTGCtcttctttctcattttttctttcCCGCTGAATGTTTTTCACTTTATGAAAATGCTTAATCAGCACTTGCCCTCCTATATTATGCGTTATGGCTACTTCTGTGCCTGCCTAAACAGCAGTGTTAATCCATTGATCTATTTCCTGGTTGGGAGACAGAGGAGGGACAAAACTAGGAGGAGCATGGAGAGTATACTAAAGAAAATCtttgtggaggagggagagagtaGAGAGGAACTTGAAACCTAG